A single genomic interval of Desulfovermiculus halophilus DSM 18834 harbors:
- a CDS encoding SLC13 family permease, with amino-acid sequence MSKNTQTTIKWAASIIAPLLLLLIPVDESFTPEIRNFFISTLFVILLWAMELMPFVIPALMLPIFYIVIGIAPAHIAFASWGHYIPWMLLAGMILTNIFEEVGLLKRISYWCILRAGGHFNGLLYGLMFSGVIVALILPDIASRTVLFVAIAYGICRALELEPYSKSATAVMLVGVMTALTPGYIFYTSAAQTLIAWDMAAKSGFEITWINYLLYNGLPTLIWCFLTVAIIQVMFRSNEVDAVQCRECFEGEYRKLGKLSRNEKKLTVVAIALCLFAALESFHGIAVGWGFVAAAFVCYLPGISLGKEHSTQTVNYGLIIFVASCMAIGAVSNHLGAEKFVANMLQPYLSGSQMHLMSASWLMAIILNFVMTAAGGGGFPFRSFGRDRGADPGGCCPGPLCLEPGTGADHTAV; translated from the coding sequence ATGTCAAAAAATACACAGACGACAATAAAGTGGGCGGCAAGCATCATTGCACCCCTGCTTTTGCTGCTTATCCCGGTGGATGAATCGTTTACCCCGGAAATACGCAACTTCTTCATCAGCACCCTGTTCGTCATCCTCCTGTGGGCCATGGAGCTGATGCCCTTTGTGATCCCGGCCCTGATGCTGCCCATCTTCTATATTGTCATCGGCATCGCGCCCGCGCACATAGCGTTTGCCTCCTGGGGACATTATATCCCCTGGATGCTGCTGGCCGGGATGATATTGACCAATATCTTCGAAGAAGTGGGGCTTTTAAAGCGCATCAGCTACTGGTGCATATTGCGGGCCGGAGGACACTTCAACGGCCTGCTCTACGGCCTTATGTTTTCCGGGGTGATCGTGGCCCTGATCCTTCCGGACATTGCCTCCAGGACAGTGCTGTTCGTGGCCATTGCCTACGGCATCTGCCGGGCCCTGGAGCTGGAGCCGTATTCCAAATCAGCCACAGCAGTCATGCTCGTGGGGGTGATGACTGCGCTGACTCCGGGCTACATCTTTTACACCTCTGCGGCCCAGACCCTTATTGCCTGGGACATGGCGGCCAAGAGCGGGTTTGAGATCACCTGGATCAACTACCTGCTGTACAACGGTCTGCCCACCCTTATCTGGTGCTTTCTGACCGTGGCCATCATCCAGGTCATGTTCCGCTCCAACGAGGTGGACGCGGTCCAGTGCAGGGAATGTTTCGAAGGGGAGTACCGCAAGCTGGGCAAGCTGAGCCGAAATGAGAAGAAGCTGACCGTGGTGGCCATCGCCCTCTGCCTGTTCGCCGCCTTGGAGAGCTTTCACGGCATTGCCGTGGGCTGGGGCTTTGTGGCTGCTGCATTTGTCTGCTACCTGCCGGGCATAAGCCTGGGCAAGGAGCATTCCACCCAGACGGTCAATTACGGACTGATCATCTTTGTCGCGTCCTGCATGGCCATCGGTGCGGTCTCCAATCATCTTGGGGCCGAAAAATTTGTGGCCAACATGCTGCAGCCCTACCTGAGCGGCAGTCAGATGCATCTGATGAGCGCCTCCTGGCTGATGGCAATTATCTTGAACTTTGTAATGACCGCCGCTGGCGGCGGTGGCTTCCCTTTCCGGTCCTTTGGCCGGGATCGTGGAGCAGACCCAGGCGGCTGTTGTCCCGGTCCTCTATGCCTGGAACCAGGGACTGGAGCAGATCATACTGCCGTATGA
- the gcvH gene encoding glycine cleavage system protein GcvH, protein MGDQKTFDDLIFLDDRGYHSEHTWAKIDGDTVLVGISDFAQDSLGEIIFIDLPEAGSTFDQGEEFGLAESAKVASPLYMPVAGEVVAANEQLEDDPTIVNQDPYEQGWMVRVKAQDTAQVQSLMSAGEYKQMVKDA, encoded by the coding sequence GTGGGAGACCAGAAGACGTTTGACGACCTTATTTTCTTGGACGACAGAGGATATCACAGCGAACACACCTGGGCCAAGATAGACGGGGATACCGTGCTGGTCGGGATCAGCGATTTCGCCCAGGACAGCCTGGGGGAGATCATCTTCATCGATCTGCCGGAGGCCGGCAGCACCTTTGATCAGGGCGAGGAGTTCGGGTTGGCCGAATCGGCCAAAGTGGCCTCCCCTCTGTATATGCCGGTGGCTGGAGAGGTGGTCGCCGCCAATGAACAGCTGGAAGACGATCCGACAATTGTAAACCAGGATCCCTATGAGCAGGGATGGATGGTCCGGGTGAAGGCACAGGATACGGCTCAGGTCCAGTCCCTGATGTCCGCCGGAGAGTATAAGCAGATGGTCAAGGATGCATAG
- the lipA gene encoding lipoyl synthase: MTLRKPDWLKIKFSDPGRLTEIKGMLRRLSLNTVCEEAACPNMMECFGRKTATFMILGRNCTRNCRFCNIHGGTPDPVDEQEPEHVAEAAAELGLKHVVVTSVTRDDLADGGAGHFARVIEALAPMQVTVEVLIPDFQGDREALARVVQAGPHIVNHNVETVPRLYPQVRPQAKYERSLQLLAEVKSLSSGVYTKSGFMLGLGETEDEVIAVLDDLRSVDCDVLTIGQYLAPSKEHYPVAEYVHPDVFSKYQDLAHDMGFVHAVAGPLVRSSYHADEFAISED; this comes from the coding sequence ATGACTCTCCGTAAGCCTGATTGGCTGAAGATCAAATTTTCCGACCCCGGCCGGCTGACCGAGATCAAGGGCATGCTCCGGCGGCTGTCTCTGAATACCGTATGCGAGGAGGCGGCCTGTCCGAACATGATGGAGTGCTTCGGCCGCAAGACGGCCACCTTCATGATTCTGGGCCGAAACTGCACCCGGAACTGCAGGTTCTGCAATATACACGGCGGGACCCCGGATCCTGTGGACGAGCAGGAGCCGGAGCATGTGGCCGAGGCCGCGGCTGAGCTGGGGCTGAAGCATGTGGTGGTCACCTCGGTGACCAGGGACGACCTGGCCGACGGCGGGGCGGGGCACTTTGCCCGGGTCATCGAAGCGCTTGCCCCCATGCAGGTGACAGTCGAGGTCTTGATCCCCGATTTCCAGGGGGACAGAGAGGCCCTGGCCCGGGTGGTTCAGGCCGGTCCGCATATCGTCAATCACAATGTGGAGACCGTACCCCGCCTGTATCCACAGGTCCGGCCCCAGGCGAAGTACGAGCGATCCTTGCAGCTTCTTGCCGAGGTCAAGTCGTTAAGCTCCGGGGTATACACCAAGTCCGGGTTCATGCTTGGGCTGGGAGAAACAGAGGATGAAGTAATTGCAGTCCTTGATGACCTGCGTTCCGTGGACTGCGATGTGCTGACCATCGGGCAGTATCTGGCCCCGTCGAAAGAGCACTATCCGGTGGCCGAGTACGTCCATCCGGATGTGTTCAGTAAGTATCAGGATTTGGCCCATGATATGGGGTTTGTGCATGCCGTGGCCGGCCCGCTGGTCCGCAGTTCCTATCATGCGGATGAGTTCGCGATATCAGAGGACTGA
- the lpdA gene encoding dihydrolipoyl dehydrogenase produces the protein MTQKITIIGGGPGGYTAAFEAAKGGAEVTLIEAAQMGGTCLNWGCIPTKTFKSSAEALETVHRLKEFGLSGECSAAADMPAVVARKDKVAGTLRGGLEKTCSKLKVNLMYGKAKVVSANLVRVHTSEGEEQEITGDKVIIATGSRNLNLPSLPVDHKKIISSDDALELDHVPERLLVVGGGVIGSELACIFQSFGSKVTIVEGLDRILPLPSIDREISKLMQRELKKRKISCEVCRTAVKAEYTDSGVAVTLGPSPFLDQVPAAAEKEKVVEADAVLVSVGRVPNTEGLGLAEAGVETDAKGWIIADEYCRTSQPGIYAIGDVLGPSKVMLAHAAVMEGLVAARNCLGRNEVMTYDVMPSAVFTSPEVASVGMTEEQAAEQGWNVRCVQSQFRELGKAQAMGEISGVFKLVVDADSGKLLGAHLAGAHVSDIIAEPTLALRLGAAGKDIARTIHAHPTLAEGLFEAAHML, from the coding sequence ATGACCCAGAAAATAACCATTATCGGCGGTGGGCCGGGCGGATATACAGCTGCCTTTGAGGCAGCCAAGGGCGGGGCGGAGGTCACCTTGATCGAGGCGGCTCAAATGGGCGGGACCTGCCTGAACTGGGGATGCATTCCCACCAAGACCTTCAAGTCTTCGGCCGAGGCCCTGGAAACCGTGCATCGGCTCAAGGAGTTCGGCCTGTCCGGAGAATGCAGCGCGGCAGCGGACATGCCGGCCGTTGTGGCCAGGAAGGACAAGGTCGCCGGTACCCTACGCGGGGGGCTGGAAAAGACCTGCTCCAAGCTGAAGGTCAACCTGATGTATGGAAAGGCGAAGGTGGTCAGTGCCAACCTGGTCCGGGTGCACACCAGTGAGGGCGAGGAGCAGGAGATAACCGGAGACAAGGTGATCATCGCCACCGGCTCCAGGAACCTGAATCTTCCCTCCCTGCCCGTGGACCATAAGAAAATCATTTCCAGCGATGATGCCCTGGAGCTGGATCATGTTCCTGAACGCCTGCTGGTGGTCGGAGGCGGAGTCATCGGCAGCGAGCTGGCCTGCATCTTTCAGTCCTTTGGCTCCAAGGTGACCATTGTCGAAGGCCTGGACCGCATTCTGCCCCTGCCGTCCATTGACCGAGAGATAAGCAAGCTCATGCAGCGGGAGCTGAAGAAGCGGAAGATCTCCTGCGAGGTGTGCCGGACCGCGGTCAAGGCCGAGTACACGGACAGCGGAGTAGCCGTGACCCTGGGCCCGTCTCCGTTCCTGGATCAGGTCCCTGCGGCGGCGGAGAAGGAAAAGGTGGTTGAGGCCGACGCGGTTCTGGTTTCAGTGGGCCGGGTGCCGAATACCGAAGGGCTGGGCCTGGCCGAGGCAGGAGTGGAGACCGATGCCAAAGGCTGGATCATTGCCGACGAATACTGCCGGACTTCGCAGCCCGGAATCTACGCTATCGGTGATGTTTTGGGGCCGAGCAAGGTCATGCTGGCCCATGCGGCGGTCATGGAAGGGCTGGTTGCGGCCAGAAACTGTTTGGGACGAAACGAGGTTATGACCTACGACGTCATGCCTTCAGCCGTGTTCACCTCCCCGGAGGTGGCCAGCGTGGGGATGACAGAAGAACAGGCCGCGGAGCAGGGCTGGAACGTCCGTTGTGTCCAGAGTCAGTTCCGGGAGCTGGGCAAGGCCCAGGCCATGGGCGAGATCTCCGGGGTGTTCAAGCTGGTGGTGGATGCGGACAGCGGCAAGCTCCTGGGCGCCCATCTGGCCGGAGCCCATGTTTCGGACATTATCGCCGAGCCCACCCTGGCTCTGAGGCTTGGTGCGGCCGGCAAAGACATCGCCAGGACCATACACGCCCATCCCACCCTGGCCGAGGGGCTTTTTGAGGCCGCCCATATGCTGTAG
- a CDS encoding UvrD-helicase domain-containing protein → MPSETADAAQRTAALDPRRSFIVQAPAGSGKTELLTQRTLALLATVKTPEEVIAITFTRKAAAEMRARITTALHRAAAGEQPQADHERTTLDLAAQVLAQSDVLGWELPSFPARLRIQTIDSLCAGLVSRMPVLSRLGGQSRISDIPDQLYLQAARATVAELNGQSPWAPAVRTLLAHLDNDVHKTARLISEMLPQREQWLRHLADPEDRRVQRPHLESALDRAVQQSLAAVLSALPPQAEKSLPRLVRFALPRLPDPDRLPGLALCAGLESLPEADSSNLPLWQGLARFCLTGSGSIRRQANKNLGFPPPSGSKDPQAKALLQEMKDEFSACMQALAAKPGMEARLAEVLTLPPPEYTPEQWAVLEALFDVLRLAVAHLHLVFQDHGEVDFAEITSRARQALGSPQEPTDLALSLDNRIQHLLIDEFQDTSISQVRLLHSLTAGWTPGDGRTFFAVGDPMQSIYGFREAEVGLFLQARQQGLGDIPLTPLTLSVNFRSRSGIVDWVNQAFPHVLPQTEDPLTGSVPYSPSQAFLPPEDTPAVHIHPFFDAGYGPEAETVLSLVQESRQKAPEETTAILVRSRPHLQAIIPALNRAGLSYQAQDIDPLSQRPVIADLCALTKALRHPGHNLAWLAVLRAPWCGLELADLALLSPAQGRKAVYAGLQDQETVSRLSQGAQIRLHRVLPILRQAVLHRDRTGIRRQVEACWQALGGPDCMRFARDSQDAETFFTLLQERFDPAPHTVIDELDAAVDKLFSPADPKADPGLQVMTVHKAKGLEFDTVIVPGLGRAPRPDEQQLLAWLERAGPGAESDLLLAPRTGTGEEKDPIYAYIQHLIQNKGRHEDGRLLYVAATRAKKRLHLLGHTTIGEKGLRPPSSGSLLAALWPAVREEFAEVAQRISENGSDHAGRSEPEAAGSPQILHRLTREWEPPGFPPGLSPKSIPEKEPATEDIVFDWAGETVRCVGTCVHGWLVMLAAQGLQRWNQDRIRALRPVFARQLAELGVREPDIHSGTDLVQSALENTIRDAVGRWIVSAHQEARNEYAVSGMDQDRVISVVMDRTFVDEQDVRWIIDYKTSRHEGTDVDGFLDRERARYQSSLETYARLLQAAEHRQIKLGLYFPLLSGWREWTFWP, encoded by the coding sequence ATGCCCTCAGAGACAGCGGACGCCGCACAGCGAACCGCGGCCCTGGACCCCCGGCGGTCCTTCATCGTCCAGGCCCCGGCCGGATCGGGCAAGACCGAGCTCTTGACCCAGCGCACCCTGGCCCTTCTGGCCACGGTGAAGACCCCGGAAGAGGTCATTGCCATCACTTTCACCCGCAAAGCGGCCGCAGAGATGCGGGCCCGCATCACCACCGCCCTGCACCGGGCGGCTGCCGGGGAGCAGCCCCAGGCTGACCACGAGCGGACCACCCTGGATCTGGCCGCCCAGGTTTTGGCCCAAAGCGACGTCCTTGGCTGGGAGCTGCCCTCTTTTCCGGCCCGGCTGCGGATTCAGACCATCGACTCCCTGTGCGCCGGGCTGGTTTCCCGCATGCCTGTCCTGTCCAGACTGGGCGGCCAAAGCAGAATCAGCGACATCCCGGACCAGCTCTACCTGCAGGCGGCCCGGGCCACAGTGGCTGAGCTCAACGGCCAATCGCCCTGGGCTCCTGCTGTGCGCACCCTTTTGGCTCACCTGGACAACGATGTGCACAAGACCGCCCGCCTGATCTCCGAGATGCTCCCCCAGCGGGAACAGTGGCTGCGTCACCTGGCCGACCCTGAAGACAGACGGGTGCAGCGGCCCCATCTGGAATCCGCCCTGGACCGGGCAGTTCAGCAGTCCCTGGCCGCGGTCCTTTCAGCCCTTCCCCCCCAGGCCGAAAAAAGCCTTCCCCGCCTGGTTCGCTTTGCCCTCCCCCGCCTTCCTGACCCGGACAGGCTGCCCGGACTTGCCCTGTGCGCCGGCCTGGAGTCTCTTCCGGAAGCAGACAGCAGCAACCTTCCCCTGTGGCAAGGGCTGGCCCGGTTCTGCCTGACCGGAAGCGGATCCATCCGCAGGCAGGCGAACAAGAACCTGGGCTTTCCCCCTCCCAGCGGGAGCAAAGATCCGCAAGCCAAGGCCCTGCTCCAGGAGATGAAGGACGAGTTTTCCGCCTGCATGCAGGCCCTGGCTGCCAAGCCGGGCATGGAAGCCAGGCTGGCCGAGGTCCTCACCTTGCCCCCTCCGGAGTATACCCCGGAGCAGTGGGCGGTGCTGGAAGCCCTGTTCGATGTCCTGCGTCTGGCCGTGGCCCATCTGCATCTTGTTTTTCAGGACCACGGGGAGGTGGACTTTGCCGAAATAACCTCCCGGGCCAGACAGGCCCTCGGCTCACCCCAGGAGCCCACCGACCTGGCCCTGAGCCTGGACAACCGCATCCAGCATCTGCTCATAGACGAATTTCAGGACACCAGCATCTCCCAGGTTCGCCTGCTCCACTCCCTGACCGCTGGGTGGACTCCGGGGGACGGGAGAACCTTTTTTGCCGTGGGCGACCCCATGCAGTCCATCTACGGCTTCCGGGAGGCCGAGGTCGGCCTCTTTCTCCAGGCCAGGCAGCAGGGCCTGGGCGACATCCCCCTTACTCCCCTGACCCTGTCCGTGAATTTTCGCTCCCGGTCCGGGATTGTGGACTGGGTGAACCAGGCCTTTCCCCATGTCCTGCCCCAAACCGAAGATCCCCTGACCGGAAGCGTGCCCTACTCCCCCTCCCAGGCATTTCTGCCCCCGGAAGACACCCCGGCCGTGCACATCCATCCATTTTTCGATGCCGGGTATGGGCCTGAGGCGGAAACCGTCCTGTCCCTGGTCCAGGAGTCCAGACAAAAAGCGCCGGAGGAAACCACGGCCATCCTGGTTCGCAGCCGGCCCCATCTGCAGGCCATCATTCCGGCCTTGAACCGGGCCGGACTCTCCTATCAGGCCCAGGACATCGATCCCTTGAGCCAGCGACCGGTGATTGCGGATCTCTGCGCCCTGACCAAGGCCCTGCGCCACCCCGGACACAACCTGGCCTGGCTGGCCGTACTCCGGGCCCCGTGGTGCGGACTGGAGCTTGCCGACCTGGCTCTGCTCAGCCCTGCCCAGGGCAGGAAAGCCGTCTACGCCGGCCTGCAGGACCAGGAGACAGTCTCCAGGCTCAGTCAAGGAGCCCAAATCCGCCTGCACCGGGTCCTGCCTATCCTGCGTCAGGCGGTCCTTCACCGGGACCGGACCGGCATCCGGCGGCAGGTGGAAGCCTGCTGGCAGGCCCTTGGCGGCCCGGACTGCATGCGTTTTGCCCGGGACAGCCAGGACGCGGAGACCTTCTTCACCCTTCTGCAGGAGCGTTTTGATCCTGCTCCGCACACAGTGATCGATGAACTGGATGCGGCCGTGGACAAGCTCTTCTCCCCGGCTGACCCCAAAGCCGACCCCGGCCTGCAGGTCATGACCGTGCACAAGGCCAAGGGCCTGGAGTTCGATACCGTCATTGTGCCCGGCTTGGGGCGTGCCCCCCGGCCGGACGAGCAGCAGCTCCTGGCCTGGCTGGAGCGCGCCGGGCCGGGCGCTGAAAGTGATCTTCTCCTGGCTCCCAGAACCGGGACCGGAGAGGAGAAAGATCCCATTTATGCCTATATCCAGCATCTGATCCAGAACAAGGGCAGACACGAAGACGGACGCCTGTTGTACGTGGCTGCCACCAGGGCCAAAAAGCGGCTTCACCTGCTCGGGCATACAACAATAGGCGAAAAAGGACTCCGCCCCCCGTCCTCCGGCTCTCTGCTGGCGGCTCTGTGGCCGGCGGTCCGGGAAGAGTTTGCAGAGGTCGCGCAGAGGATCTCGGAAAACGGTTCTGATCATGCCGGACGGTCAGAGCCGGAGGCAGCCGGTTCGCCCCAGATCCTGCACAGACTGACCCGGGAATGGGAACCGCCCGGGTTTCCTCCAGGCCTGAGCCCGAAATCCATCCCGGAGAAAGAACCGGCAACCGAGGACATTGTCTTTGACTGGGCCGGGGAGACGGTTCGTTGCGTGGGCACCTGCGTGCATGGATGGCTGGTGATGCTGGCCGCCCAAGGCCTGCAGAGATGGAATCAGGACCGAATACGCGCTCTGCGTCCGGTCTTTGCCCGTCAGTTGGCCGAACTGGGGGTCAGGGAGCCGGACATTCATAGCGGAACAGATCTGGTCCAGAGCGCCCTGGAAAATACCATACGCGATGCAGTCGGGCGCTGGATTGTTTCCGCACACCAGGAGGCCAGAAACGAGTACGCCGTAAGCGGCATGGACCAGGACCGGGTTATCTCCGTGGTCATGGACCGGACCTTTGTGGATGAACAGGACGTGCGCTGGATCATCGACTACAAGACCAGCCGGCACGAGGGGACGGATGTCGACGGTTTTCTTGACCGGGAGAGAGCCCGCTACCAGTCCAGCTTGGAGACCTATGCCCGGTTGCTGCAGGCTGCAGAGCACAGACAGATCAAGCTCGGTCTCTACTTTCCCCTGCTCTCGGGATGGCGGGAGTGGACATTTTGGCCTTGA
- a CDS encoding PD-(D/E)XK nuclease family protein → MKSAGPRVYTPVMHDFVPIPETELLPALARGATLITVNRRLSRSILHRYHSRTQNQGETVWETPDVLPWNAWLTRCLHRATYLHPDGEHPLPLSQDQELALWETVIRGSQQAKGLLHLSHTAGQVAQAWVLYQHWDMEKHDDPLLWTSPDHEAFLEWSRAFRTQVDTRGWLEAARQPAHVAQLLDSGILPAPQSIILAGFEQVSPIQKHLAAVLQDQACALYQLQFSSRESEISAFSLPDRRQEIQSAANWARSHLLTDPAQRIGIIVPDLSQIRDRVELSFDAVLHPDAAVDPAPPRQRSYDLSLGRPLSAYPLVQAALNILNLTRDPLPLSTASAVLTSSFISGGAAETGLRAEYEAALRSMGETEVRWSPFLRQAREPQMRGLTPCPLLARALESFQETWRELPASQPPSAWAQDIDRLVHSMGWPGEQSLDSREYQTVQAFHSCLRRLAGLDPVLPRISLNQAIARLEHIASQTVFQPEGPEARVRIMGILEAVGEHFDHLWIMGLTDQIWPPAPEPNPFLPASVQRDLGMPRSSPERELDYARNVLDRLTHSSPDVVLSCPEREEDRELLPSPLLRDLPVRLEHCEPETLCSPWEDRDQTLLVETFSDESGPPLPPPYRAPGGSGLLRSQAACPFQGFARHRLQAEALDQPTPGLGPVERGSIVHLALEKLWAQCPDQAFLLTLDQNACTELIGSAVDRAVREMRGKRPLSLSKEYAVLERRRLMDLLAEWLDLERRRSPFQVHSLEKRLDVSIGGLQLNVAADRIDRLDNGKLVVIDYKTGRHTMSEWFQDRPVEPQVPLYSLFCPDPVAGVYFGVVRKGESCFVGLGEEADIVPGCKAFDQHASLREFTSWTGLLDHWKTRLEDLAAEVLRGHARAEPSTRQTCTRCDLHPLCRIFDLHETPNR, encoded by the coding sequence TTGAAATCAGCGGGTCCCAGGGTGTACACTCCGGTCATGCACGACTTCGTCCCCATCCCGGAAACCGAGCTCTTGCCCGCCCTAGCCCGGGGAGCCACCCTGATCACCGTCAATCGCAGGCTGAGCCGAAGCATCCTGCACCGCTATCACTCCCGGACCCAGAACCAGGGGGAGACGGTGTGGGAAACCCCGGATGTCCTGCCCTGGAACGCCTGGCTCACCCGTTGCCTCCACCGGGCCACCTACCTGCATCCGGACGGGGAGCATCCCCTGCCCCTGAGCCAGGACCAGGAACTGGCCCTGTGGGAAACCGTCATCCGGGGTTCACAACAGGCCAAAGGGCTTTTGCATCTGAGCCATACCGCCGGTCAAGTTGCCCAGGCCTGGGTTTTATATCAGCACTGGGACATGGAGAAGCATGACGACCCTCTGCTCTGGACCTCCCCGGATCACGAGGCCTTCCTGGAGTGGAGCCGGGCATTCCGCACCCAGGTGGACACCCGGGGATGGCTGGAAGCTGCCAGACAGCCGGCGCACGTAGCCCAGCTCCTGGACTCCGGCATCCTCCCCGCTCCGCAGAGCATAATCCTGGCTGGATTTGAGCAGGTCAGCCCCATCCAGAAACATCTGGCTGCGGTCCTCCAGGACCAGGCCTGTGCCCTGTATCAACTCCAATTCAGTTCCCGGGAATCCGAAATTTCCGCCTTCTCCCTGCCCGACCGCAGACAGGAGATTCAATCCGCCGCGAACTGGGCCCGCTCACACCTCCTGACCGATCCGGCGCAGAGGATAGGCATCATTGTTCCCGACCTTTCCCAGATCAGAGACCGGGTAGAGCTCAGCTTCGATGCCGTCCTCCATCCGGACGCCGCAGTCGATCCAGCCCCGCCCCGGCAGCGGAGCTACGATCTCTCTCTCGGCCGGCCGCTCAGCGCCTATCCCTTGGTCCAGGCCGCCCTGAATATCCTGAACCTGACCCGGGATCCTCTGCCCTTGAGCACAGCAAGCGCCGTCCTCACCTCCTCCTTCATCTCAGGGGGAGCTGCAGAGACCGGACTGCGGGCGGAATATGAAGCCGCACTGCGCAGCATGGGTGAGACAGAGGTCCGCTGGTCCCCCTTTCTGAGGCAGGCCAGAGAACCGCAAATGCGCGGGCTCACCCCCTGTCCCCTCCTGGCCCGGGCCCTGGAGAGCTTTCAGGAAACATGGCGCGAGCTGCCCGCATCCCAGCCCCCGAGTGCCTGGGCCCAGGACATTGACCGCCTTGTGCACAGCATGGGCTGGCCCGGGGAGCAGAGCCTGGACAGCCGGGAGTACCAGACGGTTCAGGCCTTTCATTCCTGCCTCCGGCGCCTGGCCGGGCTGGATCCGGTCCTGCCCCGCATCTCCCTGAATCAGGCCATTGCCCGCCTGGAGCACATTGCAAGCCAGACAGTCTTCCAGCCCGAAGGTCCGGAAGCCAGGGTTCGAATTATGGGCATTTTGGAGGCGGTCGGCGAACACTTCGACCACCTGTGGATCATGGGGCTGACCGACCAGATCTGGCCTCCGGCTCCGGAACCGAATCCTTTTCTGCCCGCCTCTGTGCAGCGGGATCTCGGTATGCCCCGATCCAGCCCGGAGCGCGAGCTGGACTACGCCCGCAACGTCCTGGACCGCCTGACCCACAGCTCACCGGACGTGGTTCTGAGCTGCCCCGAGCGCGAAGAAGACCGGGAGCTTCTGCCCAGCCCCCTGCTGCGGGACCTGCCCGTGCGGCTCGAGCATTGCGAGCCGGAGACGCTGTGCAGTCCCTGGGAGGACCGGGACCAGACCCTTCTTGTGGAGACATTCAGCGACGAATCCGGACCGCCCCTGCCCCCTCCATACCGGGCACCCGGCGGATCCGGCCTCCTGCGCTCCCAGGCCGCCTGCCCCTTCCAGGGATTTGCCCGCCACCGCCTGCAGGCCGAGGCTCTGGACCAGCCAACCCCGGGGCTTGGACCGGTGGAACGGGGCAGCATTGTCCATCTCGCCCTGGAAAAGCTCTGGGCCCAATGCCCGGATCAAGCCTTTCTGCTGACCCTGGACCAGAATGCCTGCACAGAGCTGATTGGTTCAGCCGTTGACCGGGCGGTACGCGAAATGCGCGGCAAACGGCCCCTGAGCCTAAGCAAGGAATATGCCGTTCTGGAACGCAGGCGGCTTATGGATCTGCTTGCCGAATGGCTGGACCTGGAACGCAGGCGCAGTCCGTTTCAGGTCCACTCCCTGGAGAAGCGCCTGGATGTTTCCATCGGCGGCCTGCAGCTGAATGTGGCGGCCGACCGCATCGACCGTTTGGATAACGGCAAGCTGGTGGTCATCGACTACAAGACCGGCCGGCACACCATGAGCGAATGGTTTCAGGACCGGCCGGTGGAGCCCCAGGTGCCCCTGTACAGCCTGTTTTGTCCTGATCCCGTTGCCGGAGTCTATTTCGGGGTTGTGCGCAAGGGCGAATCCTGCTTTGTAGGGCTGGGGGAAGAAGCGGATATTGTCCCCGGATGCAAAGCCTTTGACCAGCATGCCTCCCTTCGGGAGTTCACTTCCTGGACCGGGCTCCTCGACCACTGGAAGACCCGGCTGGAGGATCTGGCCGCAGAAGTACTGCGCGGACACGCCCGGGCAGAACCAAGCACCCGGCAGACCTGCACCCGGTGCGATCTGCACCCCTTGTGCCGAATCTTTGACCTGCACGAAACCCCCAACAGGTAA
- a CDS encoding manganese efflux pump MntP family protein: protein MGTLEILTLALALAMDAFAVSLGVGAKAGNIGFRQGFRLAWHFGLFQAGMPVVGWMAGSTVREHISAFDHWIAFGLLVCIGLKMIKEAFEPEEPRSQKDPTKGLSLIALSVATSIDAMAAGFSFSVLGISIWLPIVIIGIVAAGMTFLGLYLGSKTLQIMRLEIFAELIGGVVLIIIGVNVLIVHGVFT from the coding sequence ATGGGAACTCTGGAAATACTCACCCTGGCCCTGGCCCTGGCAATGGACGCCTTTGCCGTGTCTCTGGGGGTCGGGGCCAAGGCCGGAAACATCGGGTTTCGGCAGGGATTCCGTCTGGCATGGCATTTCGGGCTGTTTCAGGCCGGGATGCCGGTTGTGGGCTGGATGGCCGGAAGCACGGTCCGGGAGCACATATCGGCCTTTGATCACTGGATAGCGTTTGGGCTCCTGGTCTGCATTGGGCTGAAGATGATAAAGGAGGCCTTTGAACCGGAGGAGCCGAGGTCCCAAAAGGACCCGACCAAGGGGCTTTCGCTGATAGCCCTGTCTGTGGCCACCAGCATTGATGCCATGGCAGCGGGGTTTTCTTTCTCAGTGCTGGGCATTTCCATTTGGCTTCCTATTGTGATTATAGGAATAGTTGCAGCCGGAATGACATTTCTTGGTTTGTATTTAGGATCTAAAACGTTGCAAATTATGAGGCTAGAGATATTCGCAGAGCTTATAGGCGGGGTTGTTCTTATTATTATTGGGGTAAATGTTCTCATTGTGCATGGAGTATTCACTTAA